In Archangium violaceum, the following are encoded in one genomic region:
- a CDS encoding WecB/TagA/CpsF family glycosyltransferase, which produces MNGVVGLETPRSGLASLAPRRAEWEQGRVFSRVRIGHVPLDLGRPGEVLQSIEALVARGQGGRILTPDVEQVVLAEANEGLRQALATADLSLAGSPALARAARVIGPRVPESLVGAEWLSPLAKLARERAWRVLVVAERPGVAEWTACGLRDRYGLLAVGVAAPGVPEDGRGPWVDRLIDRIALTRPHLVLVSMATPKQELFCQYAGARLQPAVLVGTGAALESPWDEGRPAQRWRELAGRGWLDRCRRWLTAPVRLLRRNLSFLRILAGSRR; this is translated from the coding sequence ATGAACGGGGTTGTCGGGCTGGAGACGCCGCGGAGCGGTCTGGCGTCGCTGGCGCCGAGGAGAGCGGAGTGGGAGCAGGGGCGGGTCTTCTCTCGTGTACGGATCGGTCACGTGCCGTTGGATCTGGGGCGCCCGGGTGAGGTGCTGCAGTCCATCGAGGCCCTGGTGGCGCGTGGCCAGGGTGGGCGCATCCTCACGCCCGATGTGGAGCAGGTGGTGCTGGCGGAGGCCAACGAGGGTCTGCGTCAGGCGCTCGCCACGGCGGATCTCTCGTTGGCGGGGAGCCCGGCGTTGGCGCGGGCGGCCCGGGTGATCGGCCCGCGGGTGCCGGAGTCGCTGGTGGGGGCGGAGTGGTTGTCGCCGCTGGCGAAGCTGGCGCGTGAGCGGGCCTGGCGGGTGCTCGTGGTGGCGGAGCGGCCAGGGGTCGCCGAGTGGACCGCGTGCGGGCTGAGGGACCGGTACGGGCTGCTCGCGGTGGGCGTGGCCGCGCCGGGCGTGCCCGAGGATGGGCGCGGTCCGTGGGTGGACCGGCTGATCGATCGCATCGCCCTCACGCGGCCGCACCTGGTGCTGGTGTCCATGGCGACGCCGAAGCAGGAGCTGTTCTGCCAGTACGCCGGCGCGCGGTTGCAGCCGGCGGTGTTGGTGGGCACCGGGGCGGCGCTGGAGTCGCCCTGGGACGAGGGGCGTCCGGCGCAGCGCTGGCGGGAGCTGGCCGGGCGCGGGTGGCTCGACCGGTGCCGGCGGTGGTTGACGGCTCCGGTGCGGCTGCTGCGCCGGAACCTGTCGTTCCTCCGCATCCTCGCGGGCTCCAGGCGCTGA
- a CDS encoding response regulator transcription factor, whose translation MASNQADVRVGLLEGPWAAWQGLADGLRVEGLNVLWVTRDVRTLLDGMGTDPPQVAILDVEPEGAADMGCSAMEGLNVLREARKRRLEVRMLVLSSANAQDFISQCFDEGASGYLFRQSLTTNAVCTAVGALVRGEKLFPVQLLRNDFEHPPVAAATASVLLTLTQREREVLAYVAGGADNLKIAAHLQIAERTVKSHVTQLYRKLGAENRTQLALRACHLGVRPPPDL comes from the coding sequence ATGGCATCGAATCAAGCGGATGTGCGCGTTGGATTGTTGGAAGGACCGTGGGCGGCCTGGCAAGGCCTCGCCGATGGACTGCGGGTCGAAGGGCTGAACGTCCTGTGGGTGACCCGCGACGTCCGGACACTCCTGGATGGAATGGGGACGGACCCGCCGCAGGTGGCCATCCTGGACGTGGAGCCCGAGGGGGCCGCCGACATGGGTTGCTCCGCGATGGAGGGGCTCAACGTCCTGCGCGAGGCGCGCAAGCGGCGCCTGGAGGTGAGGATGCTGGTGCTGTCCTCGGCGAACGCCCAGGACTTCATCTCCCAGTGTTTCGATGAGGGGGCCTCGGGCTACCTCTTCCGGCAGAGCCTCACGACGAACGCGGTGTGCACGGCGGTCGGTGCCCTGGTGCGCGGGGAGAAGCTGTTCCCGGTGCAGCTGTTGCGCAACGACTTCGAGCACCCGCCGGTGGCCGCGGCCACGGCCAGCGTGCTGCTCACCCTCACCCAGCGCGAGCGTGAGGTGCTGGCCTACGTGGCCGGCGGCGCGGACAACCTGAAGATCGCCGCGCACCTGCAGATCGCCGAGCGTACGGTGAAGTCGCACGTGACACAGCTGTACCGGAAACTGGGTGCGGAGAACCGGACCCAGCTGGCGCTGCGCGCGTGCCACCTGGGTGTAAGGCCGCCGCCGGACCTGTAG
- a CDS encoding Hsp20/alpha crystallin family protein, giving the protein MADLPVRRGSGSSSVGRWTRGFDPFEQMRELMGFDPFERMGRIVGGGGEQTWNFVPAFEVKETKDAYIFKADLPGVKESDLDITLTGDRLTIGGKRETEQQEESDRFYAYERSYGSFSRSFTLPEGVDGEHVTAELKDGVLNLRLPKLPEVQPKRIQVGATDSGKQGKVKA; this is encoded by the coding sequence ATGGCGGATCTTCCGGTGCGTCGAGGAAGCGGCTCATCGTCGGTAGGTCGGTGGACGCGAGGGTTCGATCCATTCGAGCAGATGAGGGAATTGATGGGGTTCGATCCGTTCGAGCGGATGGGCCGCATCGTGGGAGGCGGTGGCGAGCAGACGTGGAACTTCGTCCCGGCCTTCGAGGTGAAGGAGACGAAGGACGCCTACATCTTCAAGGCGGACCTGCCAGGGGTGAAGGAGAGCGATCTGGACATCACCCTCACGGGTGATCGGCTCACCATCGGCGGGAAGCGGGAGACGGAGCAGCAGGAGGAGTCGGACCGCTTCTACGCCTACGAGCGGAGCTACGGCTCGTTCAGCCGCTCGTTCACGCTGCCCGAGGGCGTGGACGGGGAGCACGTCACCGCCGAGCTGAAGGACGGCGTGCTCAACCTGCGGCTGCCCAAGCTGCCCGAGGTGCAGCCCAAGCGCATCCAGGTGGGCGCCACCGACAGCGGCAAGCAGGGCAAGGTGAAGGCCTGA
- a CDS encoding DUF2267 domain-containing protein has protein sequence MADMDRTGTDKGQETKGIEQQEQQGIDLEARRQQRRETRRNQTYKAFLGNLAVIGSMNEEEAERAAVSVLCVLEQRLFGEEAAHLEAQLPGKLQDLLVRCERHLGKPASKFGKDGFIQMVSEDLGVEAIEAERQIRAVFSAVREQVSEGEIEDVIGQLPADLRELWQRTI, from the coding sequence ATGGCGGACATGGATCGGACGGGCACGGACAAGGGCCAGGAAACGAAGGGCATCGAGCAGCAGGAGCAGCAGGGGATCGACCTGGAGGCCCGGCGCCAGCAGCGGCGGGAGACGCGGCGGAACCAGACGTACAAGGCCTTCCTGGGCAACCTCGCCGTCATCGGCTCGATGAACGAGGAGGAGGCCGAACGCGCCGCGGTCTCGGTGCTGTGCGTGCTGGAACAGCGGCTCTTCGGCGAGGAGGCGGCGCACCTGGAGGCCCAGTTGCCCGGCAAGCTTCAGGATCTCCTGGTGCGGTGCGAGCGGCACCTGGGCAAGCCGGCGAGCAAGTTCGGCAAGGATGGCTTCATCCAGATGGTCTCGGAGGATCTGGGCGTGGAGGCCATCGAGGCCGAGAGGCAGATTCGCGCCGTCTTCAGCGCGGTCCGCGAGCAGGTCTCCGAAGGGGAGATCGAGGACGTCATCGGCCAGCTGCCCGCCGACCTGCGCGAGCTGTGGCAGCGCACCATCTGA
- a CDS encoding RDD family protein, translated as MDSAASPNLDVATPERVALSLPVAGIGYRCLAYLIDVFLLFLFWVITYFTFTLLVSDVLGFLEGLSGFTRTLMVVGVFATQWLYWTACEVLMGGQTPGKRLIGIRVVRVDGSPVGVLESAVRNLVRVVDFLPGLYATGCLSMLLTRQHRRLGDILAGTLLVREERIDLDKYTTPAAEAPAVSATTSRVRLAPEDVELILAFLTRAPQLEPAARTRLGTKLVDRYGGLGETERATVLASPQATESFLRTRVQAER; from the coding sequence ATGGATTCCGCCGCCTCTCCGAATCTCGACGTCGCCACACCCGAGCGGGTGGCCCTCTCGCTGCCCGTGGCGGGCATCGGCTACCGATGCCTCGCCTATCTGATCGACGTCTTCCTGCTCTTCCTCTTCTGGGTCATCACCTACTTCACCTTCACGCTGCTGGTGAGCGACGTGCTCGGCTTCCTGGAGGGGCTGTCTGGCTTCACGCGGACGCTGATGGTGGTGGGGGTATTCGCCACGCAGTGGCTGTACTGGACGGCGTGCGAGGTGCTGATGGGCGGGCAGACGCCGGGCAAGCGCCTCATCGGCATCCGGGTGGTGCGGGTGGACGGCTCGCCCGTGGGCGTGCTGGAGAGCGCGGTGCGCAACCTGGTGCGCGTGGTGGACTTCCTGCCGGGGCTCTACGCCACCGGCTGCCTGAGCATGCTGCTGACGCGCCAGCACCGGAGGCTCGGGGACATCCTCGCCGGCACCCTGCTGGTGCGCGAGGAGCGCATCGACCTGGACAAGTACACCACCCCGGCGGCCGAGGCCCCGGCCGTGTCCGCCACCACCAGCCGCGTGCGGCTCGCGCCGGAGGACGTGGAGCTCATCCTCGCCTTCCTGACGCGAGCGCCCCAGCTTGAACCGGCGGCCCGGACGCGGCTGGGGACGAAGCTGGTGGACCGCTACGGGGGCCTTGGAGAGACGGAGCGAGCCACCGTGCTGGCCTCGCCCCAGGCCACCGAGTCCTTCCTGAGGACGCGCGTCCAGGCGGAGCGCTGA
- a CDS encoding stage II sporulation protein M: MATPLPAFVARRRPDWDSLKDLLARQRSGTLRLEELRTLDVLYRRAAADLAHAQTFYAGTDVHRFLNQLCGQAYGAIYQPPRERLASTLAFFRRDFPRTLRANGAFVAASAGLFVLGILLGALVVLLEPRGAELLVPENLRDFIARKEMWTDGILSVAPPNAVASGIATNNLTVIIVTFASGILLGLGTVFTLINNGVHLGSVGALCVHEGMGPKLFDFIAAHGPVELSIIVIAGGAGLMVGQALIDPGELPRGQALVLRGREAVKLVLGCAPFLALIAVVEGFVSPGDFFSSWMKAVLGLALGALFWTYLLRAGRNEPGGTS; encoded by the coding sequence GTGGCCACGCCCCTGCCCGCCTTCGTGGCGCGCCGCCGCCCCGACTGGGACTCGCTGAAGGACCTGCTCGCCCGGCAGCGCTCGGGCACCCTGCGCCTGGAGGAGCTGCGCACGCTCGATGTCCTCTATCGCCGGGCGGCGGCGGACCTGGCGCACGCGCAGACGTTCTACGCGGGCACGGACGTGCACCGCTTCCTCAACCAGCTCTGCGGCCAGGCCTACGGCGCCATCTACCAGCCCCCGCGCGAGCGGCTGGCCTCCACCCTCGCCTTCTTCCGTCGGGACTTCCCGCGCACCCTGCGCGCCAATGGGGCCTTCGTGGCCGCGAGCGCGGGACTCTTCGTGCTGGGCATCCTCCTGGGGGCGCTGGTGGTGCTGCTGGAGCCGCGTGGCGCGGAGCTGCTGGTGCCCGAGAACCTGCGCGACTTCATCGCCCGGAAGGAGATGTGGACGGACGGCATCCTCTCCGTGGCACCGCCCAACGCGGTGGCCTCGGGCATCGCCACCAACAACCTCACGGTGATCATCGTCACCTTCGCCTCCGGCATCCTGCTGGGGCTGGGCACGGTGTTCACGCTGATCAACAACGGGGTGCACCTCGGCTCGGTGGGCGCGCTGTGCGTGCACGAGGGCATGGGCCCCAAGCTGTTCGACTTCATCGCCGCGCATGGGCCCGTGGAGCTGTCCATCATCGTCATCGCGGGTGGCGCGGGGCTCATGGTGGGCCAGGCGCTCATCGACCCCGGAGAGCTGCCCCGAGGACAGGCCCTGGTGCTGCGCGGGCGCGAGGCGGTGAAGCTGGTGCTCGGCTGCGCGCCCTTCCTCGCGCTCATCGCCGTGGTGGAGGGCTTCGTGTCCCCCGGCGACTTCTTCTCCTCGTGGATGAAGGCCGTGCTGGGGCTCGCGCTGGGGGCGCTCTTCTGGACGTACCTGCTGCGCGCCGGCCGGAACGAGCCGGGCGGGACCTCGTGA